A region of the Corynebacterium falsenii genome:
ATCCAGGACACCGACGGCCGTGGCATGCACGACCGCGCCACGGGTACCGCGGTGATCCGCACCCGCTAGCGGCAGGGCACTAGCAGCAGGGCACTAGCGTTCGGGGCATCGCTTCACCCCACACAACAAAGGCTGGCCCCATAACAAAGGCTCGCTTCCGCACCTTCACGATCGCAATCGTGGAGGGGGAAGCGAGCCTTCGTTATAGAGGTTATAGAGCAAGAAGCGCTAGCGCGTTGGGTAAGTTTTAGCGCTTCTTGCTGCGCTCCGCAGCGCGGCGTGCACGGCGGTTCATACCGGACATCTGGCCGCCCTTGGGCATATAACCCTTCGGAATAGCATTCTGCGGGGAGTTCAACCGAGAGATGGACTCCACGCGACTGTTCAGCGCGTCCACCTCGTCCTTCTTAATGTTGCGAGGCATCCGCATAAGGTGGCTCTGCAGCTTCTTAATCGGAACCTGGCCCTCGCCGTCGCCGACCATGACGTCATAGATCGGGGTCTTGCCAAGGATGCGGGCGAGCTTCTTGCGCTCCTGTGCAATCATCGGCTTCACGCGACGCTCCGACCCCTCACCAACGAGGATCACACCCGGGGTACCGACCACGCGGTGCACGGCATCCATGTGGGTGTTGCTGGCCACGCCCGGCTCGGTGATCCACTTCATGCCCACGCCGTTTTTCATGTTCTGCAGCGCCCACGCTGCAGCACCGGCCTCCCCTTCGATCTGGTCGTACACGCCCTGCTGCAAGCGGCGGCTGAAGACCCACATTGCCGCGGCCGCGCCGATGAAGATGCCGAGGATCAGGTTCAGCCACCAATAACCCCACACGGTGCTGAGCAGCAGCAACAGTACTACGGGCACGAGGAATGCCAGCAGCATGTACGGGATCAGCTTCTTATCCCGCCCCTTCTGCAGCTTAAAGGCCTGCCACAGCTGGGAACGAGTCTGCTTGCGTCGTTCCCGCTTGGCGGCCTTCTCAGCCTTCTTGTTTTCCTTTTCGCGGATGTCTTTCGCCATAATCACCACAATAGGCGATGACACAACAGCGCTAAAAAAGAAGCAGCCGCGTTTCCCCACATTCTTCACAGGGGAAACGCGGCGCTCCATCGCTTGCGGCCGGTTCGTGCGGGCTGGTGGCGTCAAAAAGGAAAAGAGAAAACGCAACAACCAGAACCGGCGAGGTGCAGCTACACGCGGGCGGACGACACCGGCGTGTCTTCCGAAGCACCGTAGCGCTTGAGCAGGCTCGAAGCCTCCTGCGCCGTCGTGGAATCCAGCGTGTCCTTGAGGTGGCTCAAGTTCTCCGGGATCTCTTCGCCGCGGGCGATCTTGGCCTGGGCGAATAGGCGACCTGCGCGGTAAGACGAACGCACCAACGGCCCGGACATGACGGCCTTAATGCCCAGCTCGTAGGCCGCATCGGAGTGCTGCATGAACTCCTCCGGCTTGACCCAGCGTTCGATCGGGTGGTGCATCTGGCTGGGCCGCAGGTACTGCGTGATGGTCAGGATATCCGTGCCGGCATCGGCTAGGTCACGGATGGCATCCCGAACCTCTTCCGGCTTCTCGCCCATGCCCAAGATGAGGTTGGACTTCGTCACCAAGCCATAATCATGAGCCGCCTGGATGACCTCGAGGGAGCGGTCGTAGCGGAAGGCGGGGCGGATGCGCTTGAAGATGCGCGGCACCGTCTCGAGGTTGTGCGCGAACACCTCAGGCTTCGCATCGAAGACCTCGCGCAGCAGGTCCGGCTTGTTGGAGAAGTCAGGGGTCAGGTTCTCCACGCCCGTGTTCGGGTTGAGCTCGTGGATCTTGCGCACCACCTCGGCGTACAGCCACGCGCCCTCGTCATCGAGGTCGTCGCGGGTCACGCCGGTAATCGTGGCGTAGCGCAGCCCCATCTCGCGGATGCTCTCGGCCACGCGACGCGGCTCGTCGCGGTCGAGGGGGGAGGGGCGGCCGGACTTGATCTGGCAGAAGTCACATCGGCGCGAGCAGGTATCGCCGCCGATGAGGAACGTAGCCTCGCGGTCCTCCCAGCACTCGTTGATGTTGGGGCAGCCGGCTTCTTGGCACACGGTGTGCAGACCCGCTCCCGCGACCCGTTTTTTCATATCCCGGTATTCGGGGCCAACCTTGGCGTTGGCGCGAATCCATTTCGGCTTCGCTTCGATCGGGGTCTGGGAATTCTTTGCCTCAATGCGCAGCATACGGCGCCCATCTGCGGTCACACTCATGCGCACCACCCTACGCTTAAACCGTGGGGCTGTGCGAATACCAGTGTGCGAATACCTCTCTGCGCTGGCCTGTCCGCTGAGCGAGAACGGCTACTGGGTGCCGGTATCGGAGCCGGTGTCGACCGGGAGGTCCCCGTTGAGGGCATCAATGAGGTTTGCCCGCAGGGGTTCTAGCGCATCGTCGACGCCAACATCCCGCCCAAGCTCCTGGGAAATACTGGTCACACCGGCGTCCGACAGCCCACATGGGACGATGTGGTCGTAGTACTCCATGGTGTTGTCGCAGTTCAAGGCCACCCCGTGCATCGTGACGCCGCGGGTGACGCGAATGCCGATGGCCGCGATCTTGCGCGCGGGTTGGAGCTGCCCGTCGACGATGCCGGCGGGCAGCCACACGCCGCTGCGGCCCTCGACGCGCCCGACGCTGTCGAGGCCGAAACCTCGGCACGTCTCGATGAGAGCTTGCTCGAGCCGACGGACGTAGTCGACGACATCGACGGGATCCGCTAGCTGGATGAGGGGATAAGCCACGAGCTGACCGGGACCGTGCCAGGTGATGCGACCGCCGCGGTCGACGTCCACGACGGGCAGCCCGTTGGTGGGGCGGTCGGAGTCCTCAGTGCGCTTGCCCGCGGTGTATGTGGGCGGATGTTGGAGTAGGAGGATACGGTCGCGGATCTCCCCGTTGGCGCGCTGGGCGGCGAGTTCGGCCTGTCGCTTCCACGTTTCTTCGTAGTCCACGAGTCCGAGCTCCTCGACGTCAATGTCTTCAGAGCTGCGGCGGATACTTCCATGCTGAAAACCCATGGGCGTAATGCTACTCCCCGTGTGCAGGCGCGGTGGCACTTCCCGGGGGATTGGCGGGGACGTGCTGGAAGCTCGTGCTGGAAACTATGGCAATGGCGAAGCCCCGGCGCCTCCGCGAGTGCGGGGGCGCCGGGGCTCAATGCTCACCGGCTGTGTGCCGGTTGCTTACCGGGGCCGTTAGGACAGCTCGAGATCCTCGGTGAAGTCGATGTTCTCGAGGCGATCCCGGACGGTGGACATGAACCGGCCGGCATCTGCGCCGTCGATGACCTGGTGATCGTAGGTGATCGGCAGGTACACCATGTCGCGGATGCCGATGGCCTCGCCGTTGTCCTCGGACAGAACAACTGGGCGCTTCACGATGGCACCGGTGCCGATCATGGCTGCCTGCGGCGGAACCAAGATGCAGGTGTCCGTCAGGGCGCCCTCGGAGCCGATGTTGGAGATCGTGAAGGTACCACCGCTCAGATCGTGCGGCTTGAGCTTCTTGTTGCGGACGCGGTCAGCGATGTCCACGATGGCCTTGGCCAGCTCCACGAGGCTCATATCCTGTGCATCGTGGATGACCGGGCTGAGCAGGCCGTCCTTGGTGTCCACAGCGATGCCCAGGTTGACCTTGCCGTGGTAGGTCATTTCCTTGGTGCCAGCGTCGTAGGAGGCGTTGACATTCGGGTGGGTGACCAGTGCTTCCACGATGGCCTTGGCGAAGAACGGCAGGTAGGTGAGGTTCACGCCGTGCTTGTCGGCGAACGCCTTCTTGTTCTCCTTGCGCAGCTCGGAGACGCGAGTCATGTCGACCTCGTGCACCTGGGTGAGCTGAGCAGCGGAGTGCAGGGACTCCAGGGTGGTCTTCGCGGTGATCTCGCGGATGCGGTTGACACGCTTCGTGGTGCCACGCAGGCCCTGCTTGTCGGGATCAACCTTGAAGCTGGAGGCGCGGGGACCGGCCACAGCGGCAGCCTTGGCGGCCGGGCTGTTGTCGGTAGCAGCCTTCGCGGAGGAGCCGCCCTGCTGGCCACCCTCGGCGGCTGCGAGAACGTCCTGCTTGCGGATGCGGCCGCCGACTCCGGTGCCCTCGATGGTGGAGAGGTCAACGTTGTGCTTGTCGGCCAGCTTGCGCACCAGCGGGGTGACGTACGGCAGGTTGCCCTCGGAGGGCTCGGAGGAGCTTCCGTGGCCAGGCTCGGTCTTGCCGGACTTGTCCTCGACCTCGCTGGGCTTCTCGGAGGAGGTGACTTCCTTGGCTGCCTCGGAGCTGTCGTCCTTCTCAGCCTTTTCAGCCTTCTTGTCTTCCTTTTCGTCCTCGTCAGAGGACTTCTTTTCGTCCTTCTCTTCGGACTTGTCGGCGTCCTTGTCCTCGTCGGCAGAATCGTCGGAGTCGTCAGAATCATCAGCGTCGTCGGAGCCGGAGGCTGCGTCGGCGTCGCCGATGCGGGCGATGACCGCGCCGACGTCCACGGTGTCGTCTTCCTCAGCGAGGATTTCGACCAGGGTGCCTGCCACGGGGGAGGGGATCTCGGTGTCAACCTTGTCGGTGGAGACCTCGAGGAGCGGTTCGTCGACCTCGACCTCGTCGCCGACCTTCTTCAGCCACTGGGTGATGGTGCCCTCGGTGACGGACTCGCCGAGCTCCGGCATGGTGACGTCCTC
Encoded here:
- a CDS encoding DUF4191 domain-containing protein, with translation MAKDIREKENKKAEKAAKRERRKQTRSQLWQAFKLQKGRDKKLIPYMLLAFLVPVVLLLLLSTVWGYWWLNLILGIFIGAAAAMWVFSRRLQQGVYDQIEGEAGAAAWALQNMKNGVGMKWITEPGVASNTHMDAVHRVVGTPGVILVGEGSERRVKPMIAQERKKLARILGKTPIYDVMVGDGEGQVPIKKLQSHLMRMPRNIKKDEVDALNSRVESISRLNSPQNAIPKGYMPKGGQMSGMNRRARRAAERSKKR
- the lipA gene encoding lipoyl synthase yields the protein MSVTADGRRMLRIEAKNSQTPIEAKPKWIRANAKVGPEYRDMKKRVAGAGLHTVCQEAGCPNINECWEDREATFLIGGDTCSRRCDFCQIKSGRPSPLDRDEPRRVAESIREMGLRYATITGVTRDDLDDEGAWLYAEVVRKIHELNPNTGVENLTPDFSNKPDLLREVFDAKPEVFAHNLETVPRIFKRIRPAFRYDRSLEVIQAAHDYGLVTKSNLILGMGEKPEEVRDAIRDLADAGTDILTITQYLRPSQMHHPIERWVKPEEFMQHSDAAYELGIKAVMSGPLVRSSYRAGRLFAQAKIARGEEIPENLSHLKDTLDSTTAQEASSLLKRYGASEDTPVSSARV
- the sucB gene encoding 2-oxoglutarate dehydrogenase, E2 component, dihydrolipoamide succinyltransferase, which produces MAYSVEMPELGESVTEGTVTQWLKKVGDEVAVDEPLLEVSTDKVDTEIPSPAAGVLLKILVEEDETVDVGAVIAEIGEEGEEPSGDDSSSKDDADDSDESDDAADKDDEKDADEDEKSDKAEKSDKSEKKSGSSSKGEAEDVTMPELGESVTEGTITQWLKKVGDEVEVDEPLLEVSTDKVDTEIPSPVAGTLVEILAEEDDTVDVGEVIARIGDADAASGSDDADDSDDSDDSADEDKDADKSEEKDEKKSSDEDEKSDKSEKSEKKSGSSSKGEAEDVTMPELGESVTEGTITQWLKKVGDEVEVDEPLLEVSTDKVDTEIPSPVAGTLVEILAEEDDTVDVGAVIARIGDADAASGSDDADDSDDSDDSADEDKDADKSEEKDEKKSSDEDEKEDKKAEKAEKDDSSEAAKEVTSSEKPSEVEDKSGKTEPGHGSSSEPSEGNLPYVTPLVRKLADKHNVDLSTIEGTGVGGRIRKQDVLAAAEGGQQGGSSAKAATDNSPAAKAAAVAGPRASSFKVDPDKQGLRGTTKRVNRIREITAKTTLESLHSAAQLTQVHEVDMTRVSELRKENKKAFADKHGVNLTYLPFFAKAIVEALVTHPNVNASYDAGTKEMTYHGKVNLGIAVDTKDGLLSPVIHDAQDMSLVELAKAIVDIADRVRNKKLKPHDLSGGTFTISNIGSEGALTDTCILVPPQAAMIGTGAIVKRPVVLSEDNGEAIGIRDMVYLPITYDHQVIDGADAGRFMSTVRDRLENIDFTEDLELS
- the lipB gene encoding lipoyl(octanoyl) transferase LipB is translated as MGFQHGSIRRSSEDIDVEELGLVDYEETWKRQAELAAQRANGEIRDRILLLQHPPTYTAGKRTEDSDRPTNGLPVVDVDRGGRITWHGPGQLVAYPLIQLADPVDVVDYVRRLEQALIETCRGFGLDSVGRVEGRSGVWLPAGIVDGQLQPARKIAAIGIRVTRGVTMHGVALNCDNTMEYYDHIVPCGLSDAGVTSISQELGRDVGVDDALEPLRANLIDALNGDLPVDTGSDTGTQ